One window of the Thermodesulfomicrobium sp. WS genome contains the following:
- the fba gene encoding class II fructose-1,6-bisphosphate aldolase codes for MPLTTPKAMFERAYAEGFAIGGFNVNNMEIVQGIMEAGAAEKSPLILQVSAGARKYAGQAYIIKLVEAALATVDLPVVLHLDHGQNFEICKEVIDGGFSSVMIDGSHLPYEENIALTRKVVEYAHDRGVWVEAELGRLAGVEDDVHAAESVYTDPDQAAEFVGRTGCDSLAIAIGTSHGAYKFSGEARLDFDRLEKVGKLLPGFPIVLHGASSVPQEFVAMANAYGAQIGSARGVPEELLRKAASMAVCKINIDTDIRLAMTATIRKYFVEHPDHFDPRQYLSAARDAVREMVRHKIRNVLGSSNKIA; via the coding sequence ATGCCCCTGACCACACCGAAAGCGATGTTTGAGCGGGCCTACGCTGAAGGCTTTGCCATCGGCGGGTTCAACGTCAACAACATGGAAATCGTCCAAGGCATCATGGAGGCGGGTGCCGCGGAGAAATCTCCTTTAATCCTCCAAGTTTCCGCAGGCGCTCGGAAGTATGCCGGCCAGGCGTACATCATCAAATTGGTGGAGGCGGCCTTGGCCACCGTGGATTTGCCGGTGGTACTCCATCTGGACCACGGACAGAACTTCGAGATCTGTAAGGAAGTCATCGACGGGGGATTTTCGTCGGTGATGATCGACGGCTCGCATTTGCCGTATGAAGAAAATATCGCGCTCACCCGCAAGGTGGTGGAGTACGCTCACGACCGTGGGGTGTGGGTGGAGGCGGAACTAGGCCGCTTGGCGGGGGTGGAAGACGATGTCCATGCTGCGGAAAGCGTCTACACGGATCCGGATCAGGCCGCAGAGTTCGTGGGGCGCACGGGCTGCGATTCCCTGGCCATCGCCATCGGCACCAGCCACGGGGCCTACAAGTTTTCCGGAGAGGCCCGTTTGGATTTCGACCGCCTGGAGAAGGTGGGCAAACTCTTGCCCGGATTTCCCATTGTGCTCCACGGGGCGTCCTCGGTGCCCCAGGAGTTCGTGGCCATGGCCAATGCGTACGGCGCGCAGATCGGCAGCGCCCGCGGGGTGCCGGAAGAGCTCTTGCGCAAGGCCGCCAGCATGGCGGTGTGCAAGATCAACATCGACACCGATATCCGTCTGGCCATGACTGCCACCATCCGCAAATATTTCGTCGAACATCCGGATCATTTCGATCCGCGACAGTATTTGAGCGCAGCCCGGGATGCGGTGCGGGAGATGGTGCGGCACAAGATCCGCAACGTCTTGGGTTCGAGCAATAAAATCGCATAA
- the gap gene encoding type I glyceraldehyde-3-phosphate dehydrogenase, with protein sequence MGVRIALNGFGRIGRYMARVLAGREDLELVAVNARGDNASLAHLLKYDSVHGTFPGEVVATEDGFTINGRLVRVTRNAPDAWDWASVGADIVVESTGKFTDRESCERHLACGAKKVIVSAPAKNPDITVVMGVNDDALTAEHRIISNASCTTNCLAPVAKVLHTTFGIKHALMTTIHSYTMSQRILDGTHKDLRRARAGAMNILPTTTGAARAVTLVIPELAGKLDGMAVRVPTPNVSLVDLVAEVERPTTAAEVNAALKAAAAGPEGGPMGYTELPLVSMDYVGSPYGGVVDGLCTAVMDGTMMKVIVWYDNEAGFTHQLVRLTAKVAALL encoded by the coding sequence ATGGGTGTGCGAATCGCTCTCAATGGATTTGGCCGCATTGGCCGCTACATGGCCCGCGTCCTTGCTGGCCGGGAAGATTTGGAGCTGGTGGCCGTCAATGCCCGGGGCGACAACGCTTCTTTGGCACATTTGCTCAAGTACGACTCCGTGCACGGGACCTTCCCGGGCGAGGTCGTGGCCACCGAGGATGGGTTCACCATCAACGGCCGGCTGGTGCGGGTGACCCGCAACGCCCCGGATGCCTGGGACTGGGCCTCCGTGGGGGCGGATATCGTGGTGGAGAGCACGGGCAAGTTCACTGACCGCGAGAGCTGCGAGCGTCATTTGGCGTGTGGGGCCAAGAAGGTGATCGTCTCGGCCCCGGCCAAAAATCCCGACATCACGGTGGTTATGGGCGTCAATGACGACGCCCTCACCGCCGAGCACCGCATCATCTCCAACGCCTCGTGCACCACCAACTGCCTGGCGCCGGTGGCCAAGGTGCTGCACACCACCTTTGGCATCAAACACGCCCTCATGACCACCATCCATTCCTACACCATGAGCCAGCGCATCCTGGACGGCACGCACAAGGATTTGCGCCGGGCCCGGGCTGGGGCCATGAACATTCTGCCCACCACTACGGGCGCGGCTCGGGCGGTGACCCTGGTGATCCCGGAGCTTGCGGGCAAGCTCGACGGCATGGCCGTGCGCGTCCCCACCCCCAATGTCTCGTTGGTGGACCTGGTGGCTGAGGTGGAGCGGCCCACCACCGCAGCCGAGGTCAACGCCGCCCTCAAGGCTGCGGCCGCTGGCCCGGAAGGCGGCCCCATGGGCTATACGGAACTGCCTTTGGTCTCCATGGACTATGTGGGCAGCCCCTACGGCGGAGTGGTGGACGGCCTGTGTACGGCAGTCATGGACGGCACCATGATGAAGGTCATCGTCTGGTACGACAACGAGGCCGGTTTTACCCACCAATTGGTACGGCTCACCGCCAAGGTGGCCGCGTTGCTCTAA
- the dnaE gene encoding DNA polymerase III subunit alpha, protein MHTFVHLHCHTEYSLLDGAIRLRDLCARAVDYGMGAAAVTDHGNLFAALPFYLEAKKHGIRPIIGCEVYVTEDMRDRSDKKRFHLVLLAQNLVGYHNLVRLVSAGFLEGFYYKPRVDKECLKRHAEGLIALSACIKGEIPWTLTQVGMDAGLEVARQYAAIFPGRLYLELQENGLPEQEEANTRLLEAASALGLPLVATNDCHYLEREDFEAHDALLCIGTGKTVDTPGRLRFSSDTFYFRPPEEMEAAFAHVPEALENAVRIADLCQVEFDLGRHHFPVYTAPEGRSMEEEFQRLAREGLEARLRQLPYAVDPQEYRDRLEHELSVITEKGFAPYFLIVQDFINWAKSQGIPVGPGRGSAAGSLVAYALRITDLDPIRYRLYFERFLNAERASLPDIDVDFCYNRRDEVIRYVTEKYGADRVAQIVAFGTMKAKGVVRDVARVLGIPLKDADRVAKLIPDDLKMTLDKALEQEPELRALVENDPVFAKLFHISRRLEGLARHPSQHAAGIVISREPMVEYLPLHVGKNGEVVTQFDMKKVEMVGLIKFDFLGLKTLTVIHDALRLIAQGGGTPPDLETLPLDDAATYALLCRGETDGVFQLESEGMRRVLRSLKPSCFEDIIALLALYRPGPLESGMVDDFIDRKHGRKPIEYAYPELASRLHPILEDTYGVILYQEQVMKIASELANYSMGEGDILRRAMGKKNPEEMAKQRSRFLSGARENGISEEAAGWIFDLMEKFAGYGFNKAHSAAYALISYQTAYLKAHFPAEFMAATITSEVSNSDKVLAHINACRDMGLTILPPDVNQSRYEFTVEAGAVRYGLSGIKGVGEAAVQGMVAERDAHGPFASLLDFCCRVDLRKANKKVLEALIKAGAMDTFGCHRGLLLAAVEPVMAMAQRQAKRKRSGQLSFAAVVDASTCRLTGIGADVPIEGAVRVPDDAEKLRMEKEALGFYLMGHPLEPYREELRRMDLTPLAACAELGEGTPVRVALLVTGLKVITTKRGDRMAFAEVEDLSGSGELVLFSDVFAACREVLAAEEPMLVEAEVGRMETDENGQVTRVQLVARDMRLLRAAVAESAQPVRVEVPLADAVDWAGLAQVFSRHAGPAPVVLEVVAPEFVCQLQCGPDVGVAAGPQFWRDLESWRGGR, encoded by the coding sequence ATGCATACCTTTGTCCATCTCCATTGCCACACGGAATACAGCCTGTTGGACGGCGCCATCCGCTTGCGCGACCTTTGCGCCCGGGCCGTGGACTATGGCATGGGGGCTGCCGCCGTGACGGATCACGGCAATCTTTTTGCCGCACTGCCTTTTTACTTGGAAGCCAAGAAGCACGGCATCCGGCCGATTATCGGTTGCGAGGTGTACGTGACGGAGGACATGCGCGATCGCAGCGACAAAAAGCGTTTTCATCTGGTGCTGTTGGCGCAAAACCTCGTGGGCTACCACAACCTGGTCAGATTGGTTTCCGCAGGGTTCTTGGAGGGGTTTTACTACAAGCCGCGTGTGGACAAGGAGTGCCTCAAGCGCCATGCCGAGGGGCTCATTGCCTTGTCGGCCTGCATCAAGGGCGAGATCCCGTGGACCCTCACCCAGGTAGGCATGGATGCTGGTCTGGAAGTGGCGCGGCAGTATGCGGCCATTTTCCCGGGGCGTTTGTATCTGGAGCTCCAAGAAAATGGACTCCCGGAGCAGGAGGAGGCCAATACCCGGCTTCTGGAGGCCGCTTCCGCCTTGGGGCTGCCGCTGGTGGCCACCAATGACTGCCATTACCTGGAACGGGAAGACTTCGAGGCCCATGACGCTTTGCTGTGCATCGGCACCGGCAAGACCGTGGACACCCCCGGCCGACTGCGCTTTTCGTCCGATACGTTTTACTTCCGCCCCCCGGAGGAGATGGAAGCGGCCTTTGCCCACGTGCCCGAGGCCTTGGAAAACGCCGTCCGCATTGCGGACCTCTGCCAGGTGGAGTTCGATCTCGGCCGCCATCATTTTCCGGTCTATACCGCGCCGGAAGGCCGTTCCATGGAGGAGGAGTTCCAGCGCCTGGCCCGCGAGGGACTGGAAGCGCGGTTGCGCCAGCTCCCGTATGCGGTGGATCCCCAGGAATATCGCGACCGCTTGGAGCATGAGCTTTCTGTCATCACGGAAAAAGGTTTCGCCCCGTATTTTCTCATTGTGCAGGACTTCATCAATTGGGCCAAAAGTCAGGGTATTCCGGTGGGCCCAGGTCGTGGCTCCGCGGCCGGCTCCCTGGTGGCCTACGCCCTGCGCATCACCGACCTCGACCCCATCCGCTACCGCCTCTACTTCGAGCGTTTTCTCAATGCCGAGCGGGCCTCGCTGCCGGATATCGACGTGGATTTCTGCTACAACCGCCGCGACGAGGTCATTCGGTATGTGACGGAAAAATACGGCGCGGACCGGGTGGCGCAGATCGTGGCCTTTGGCACCATGAAGGCCAAGGGCGTGGTGCGGGATGTGGCCCGGGTGCTTGGGATCCCGCTCAAGGACGCCGACCGGGTGGCGAAACTCATCCCCGATGACCTCAAGATGACCTTGGACAAGGCCCTGGAGCAGGAGCCGGAACTGCGGGCCCTGGTGGAAAACGACCCGGTCTTTGCCAAGCTCTTCCATATCTCCCGCCGCCTCGAGGGCCTTGCCCGGCACCCGTCCCAGCATGCGGCAGGCATCGTCATCTCCCGCGAACCCATGGTGGAGTACCTTCCCCTGCATGTGGGCAAGAACGGCGAAGTGGTCACCCAGTTCGACATGAAGAAAGTGGAGATGGTGGGGCTCATCAAGTTCGATTTCTTGGGCCTCAAGACCCTGACCGTGATCCACGACGCGTTGCGCCTCATCGCCCAGGGGGGAGGGACCCCGCCGGACCTGGAGACCTTGCCTCTGGACGATGCGGCCACCTACGCGCTCTTGTGCCGGGGCGAGACCGACGGCGTGTTCCAGCTGGAATCCGAAGGTATGCGCCGGGTGCTCCGCAGCCTCAAGCCTTCGTGCTTCGAGGACATCATCGCCTTGCTCGCCCTCTACCGCCCGGGGCCGCTGGAAAGCGGCATGGTGGACGACTTCATCGACCGCAAGCATGGCCGTAAGCCCATCGAATACGCCTATCCCGAGCTGGCGTCCCGCCTGCACCCCATCCTGGAGGACACCTACGGCGTGATCCTCTACCAGGAGCAGGTCATGAAGATCGCCTCGGAACTGGCCAACTACTCCATGGGCGAGGGCGACATCCTGCGCCGGGCCATGGGTAAGAAGAACCCCGAAGAAATGGCCAAGCAGCGCTCGCGGTTTCTCTCCGGCGCCCGGGAAAACGGCATCAGCGAAGAGGCCGCAGGCTGGATCTTCGACCTCATGGAGAAGTTCGCCGGTTACGGCTTCAACAAGGCCCATAGCGCCGCCTACGCCCTTATTTCCTACCAAACGGCGTATCTCAAAGCGCATTTTCCGGCGGAGTTCATGGCCGCCACCATTACTTCCGAGGTGTCCAACTCCGACAAGGTCCTGGCGCATATCAATGCCTGCCGCGACATGGGGCTCACCATCCTGCCGCCGGACGTGAACCAGAGCCGCTACGAGTTCACTGTGGAAGCAGGGGCGGTGCGCTACGGGCTCTCCGGGATCAAGGGGGTGGGCGAGGCCGCAGTGCAGGGCATGGTGGCGGAACGGGACGCCCACGGTCCCTTTGCCAGCCTGCTGGATTTTTGCTGCCGGGTGGATTTGCGCAAGGCCAACAAAAAGGTGCTCGAAGCCCTCATCAAGGCCGGGGCCATGGACACCTTTGGCTGCCACCGGGGACTGCTGCTTGCAGCCGTGGAGCCGGTCATGGCCATGGCCCAGCGTCAGGCCAAGCGCAAGCGCTCCGGCCAGCTTTCCTTTGCGGCCGTGGTGGATGCCTCCACGTGCCGCCTGACCGGCATTGGCGCGGACGTCCCCATAGAAGGTGCGGTCCGCGTCCCGGATGACGCGGAAAAGCTGCGTATGGAAAAGGAGGCCTTGGGGTTTTATCTCATGGGGCACCCCCTGGAGCCGTACCGGGAGGAGCTGCGGCGCATGGACCTGACGCCGCTGGCTGCGTGCGCGGAGCTTGGGGAAGGCACGCCGGTGCGGGTGGCGCTCCTGGTCACGGGACTCAAGGTCATCACCACCAAGCGGGGGGACCGCATGGCCTTTGCCGAGGTGGAAGACCTTTCCGGCTCCGGCGAGTTGGTGCTTTTCAGCGACGTCTTTGCCGCGTGCCGGGAGGTGCTCGCCGCCGAGGAGCCGATGCTGGTGGAGGCGGAGGTGGGCCGCATGGAGACGGACGAAAACGGCCAGGTGACGCGTGTGCAGCTCGTCGCCCGGGACATGCGGCTTTTGCGCGCCGCCGTGGCCGAGAGCGCGCAGCCGGTGCGGGTGGAAGTCCCCTTGGCGGACGCCGTGGACTGGGCGGGGCTCGCCCAGGTCTTTTCCCGCCACGCGGGCCCTGCCCCGGTGGTCCTCGAGGTGGTGGCCCCGGAATTCGTCTGTCAGCTGCAATGCGGCCCAGACGTGGGTGTGGCGGCGGGGCCCCAATTTTGGCGCGATCTTGAGAGCTGGCGAGGAGGGCGGTGA
- a CDS encoding MotA/TolQ/ExbB proton channel family protein: MDIGTLIGIVAAFGLIFGSILMGGSIGPYVDIPSVLIVFGGTVAVTFIMYPMGAVLGMVKVMLKAFFAKDPDPKELIKKIVELAELARRESLVALEKASVDDPFLKKGVLLVADGTQEGLVRSVLETEINFMRQRHGSGQAILKSMGSMAPAFGMIGTLIGLVAMLQTLSDPSAIGPAMAVALLTTLYGAVLANVIFIPIATKLGERSAAETFYMEIAVEGILSVLRGENPRIIQDKLEAFLAPALREGSK, translated from the coding sequence ATGGATATCGGAACCCTTATCGGCATTGTCGCAGCGTTTGGCCTGATTTTTGGATCCATCCTCATGGGCGGGAGCATCGGCCCTTACGTCGATATCCCTTCTGTGCTTATCGTGTTCGGCGGCACCGTGGCCGTGACCTTCATCATGTACCCCATGGGCGCGGTATTGGGCATGGTGAAGGTCATGCTCAAGGCCTTTTTTGCCAAGGACCCAGACCCCAAAGAGCTCATCAAGAAGATCGTGGAACTGGCGGAACTTGCCCGACGCGAGAGCCTCGTGGCCCTGGAGAAGGCCAGTGTGGACGATCCCTTTCTCAAGAAAGGGGTGCTCCTCGTGGCGGACGGCACCCAGGAGGGGCTGGTGCGCTCGGTGCTGGAGACGGAGATCAACTTCATGCGCCAGCGCCATGGTTCCGGCCAAGCCATCCTCAAGAGCATGGGCTCCATGGCCCCGGCCTTTGGCATGATCGGCACCCTCATCGGCCTGGTGGCCATGCTCCAGACATTGAGCGATCCTTCCGCCATCGGTCCGGCCATGGCCGTGGCCTTGCTCACCACCCTCTACGGTGCGGTGCTCGCCAACGTCATCTTCATCCCCATCGCCACCAAGCTGGGCGAGCGTTCCGCGGCCGAGACCTTCTACATGGAGATCGCCGTGGAAGGCATCTTGTCGGTGCTGCGTGGGGAAAATCCGAGAATCATCCAGGATAAGCTGGAGGCGTTCCTGGCCCCGGCCTTGCGCGAAGGGAGCAAGTAA
- a CDS encoding SpoIIE family protein phosphatase, whose product MAQASPGFDAPVRVMVVDRDPVLRRLVRHALDARFTLAETQDGFDALDAYLEERFDIMVIGERLGSCDARQVVEYIRGQANDSRTFIVVFFWDLSPVGEFALLHAGANECLRLPFYREVFRARMEVALRHIRMTQQLEQAYMRIEAQMRTVAALQKKLVPSLAQEVPGFRVRHLYQPSGLASGDYYDCLSLPSGGVRVVMADVSGHGARAAFIMAMVRTVVRAGTARGASIEYILATTNTQLLETVGDESDFVTIFLADVDPTLGQLRFANAGHCPGLLRVGARVEPLGASTPMLGFFPLEFRVEERPFPPGSGLLLYTDGLYEWEMASGEQLGVERFVELASEVICEPTVYLDALMHRLEEAGEISPVFTDDLTALWVETDPAWRSVVFRTQAAPAEVRQVVRRAMEWTAQMPPEMRAAVELAMVEACANVVRYAYGEEGGVLELRVAVAPGSLVRFQVVDHGRPFDPPERWGLPEATSTSGRGLFLIHTLMDRVHYGRVEGANVLTLEKRWEGACQNCV is encoded by the coding sequence GTGGCGCAGGCTTCACCTGGGTTTGATGCGCCCGTGCGGGTCATGGTGGTGGACCGCGATCCGGTGCTGCGCCGCTTGGTGCGCCACGCCCTGGACGCGCGCTTCACCCTCGCCGAAACCCAGGACGGCTTCGATGCCTTGGATGCCTATTTGGAAGAGCGCTTCGACATCATGGTGATCGGCGAGCGCCTGGGCTCCTGTGACGCCCGGCAGGTGGTGGAGTACATCCGGGGGCAGGCCAACGACAGCCGTACGTTCATCGTGGTGTTTTTCTGGGACCTTTCGCCGGTCGGGGAGTTCGCCTTGCTCCACGCCGGGGCCAATGAGTGCTTGCGCCTGCCGTTTTACCGGGAGGTCTTTCGCGCGCGTATGGAGGTGGCCCTGCGCCACATCCGCATGACCCAGCAACTCGAGCAGGCCTACATGCGCATCGAGGCGCAGATGCGGACCGTGGCGGCCCTGCAGAAAAAGCTCGTGCCCTCCTTGGCGCAGGAAGTGCCGGGTTTTCGGGTGCGGCACCTCTACCAGCCCTCCGGCCTGGCCAGTGGAGATTATTACGATTGTTTGTCCTTGCCCTCGGGAGGCGTGCGGGTGGTGATGGCGGATGTGTCCGGCCACGGGGCCCGGGCGGCCTTCATCATGGCCATGGTGCGTACGGTGGTGCGCGCAGGCACGGCCCGGGGAGCGAGCATCGAGTATATCCTTGCCACCACCAACACCCAGCTCCTGGAAACCGTGGGGGATGAGTCGGATTTTGTGACCATCTTTCTTGCGGACGTGGACCCGACACTGGGGCAGCTGCGCTTTGCCAATGCCGGCCATTGTCCGGGGCTGTTGCGCGTGGGCGCGCGGGTGGAACCGTTGGGCGCGTCCACTCCCATGCTCGGATTTTTCCCTTTGGAGTTTCGCGTTGAGGAGCGGCCGTTTCCGCCGGGATCGGGCCTGTTGCTCTACACCGACGGGCTGTACGAGTGGGAGATGGCCTCCGGCGAGCAGCTGGGGGTGGAGCGGTTCGTGGAACTCGCCAGCGAGGTGATTTGCGAGCCCACGGTGTATCTGGACGCCTTGATGCACCGGCTGGAAGAAGCGGGCGAGATATCGCCGGTATTTACCGATGACCTGACGGCCCTGTGGGTGGAGACGGATCCCGCCTGGCGCAGCGTGGTCTTCCGCACGCAGGCGGCGCCGGCCGAGGTGCGTCAGGTGGTCCGTCGGGCGATGGAGTGGACCGCGCAGATGCCGCCGGAGATGCGGGCGGCGGTGGAGCTTGCCATGGTGGAAGCGTGCGCCAATGTCGTCCGGTATGCATACGGCGAGGAAGGTGGCGTCCTCGAGTTGCGGGTGGCGGTGGCCCCTGGGAGCTTGGTGCGTTTTCAGGTGGTGGACCATGGCCGCCCCTTTGATCCCCCGGAGCGCTGGGGGCTGCCGGAGGCCACATCCACGTCGGGACGAGGACTTTTTCTCATTCATACCCTCATGGACCGCGTGCATTATGGGCGTGTGGAGGGGGCCAATGTGTTGACCTTGGAAAAACGATGGGAGGGCGCATGCCAGAATTGCGTATAG
- a CDS encoding OmpA family protein: MSEEAPKKCPECVCPDGLPEWLATFGDLMSLLLTFFILLLSFANMDVQKFKDMMGSIRDAFGVQTERPLDTYVAYSPSQYEREEVKLDTESRKIMQLSLQISAMFQEDANLAKQAQVTPDDKGVLVRVGSGALFAPGSAAIKPDATRILEEVITILVNFNFDVVVRGHTDDSEPLGGFGSYWELSAARAAAALNYIVTHGHIAPSRLKAVGYADTRPLVPNTSETNRATNRRVEFYFHRAAEKGAW; encoded by the coding sequence ATGTCCGAGGAAGCCCCCAAGAAATGTCCGGAGTGCGTGTGTCCCGACGGCTTGCCCGAGTGGCTGGCCACCTTTGGGGACCTCATGTCCTTGCTGTTGACCTTCTTCATCCTGCTCCTTTCCTTTGCCAACATGGATGTCCAGAAATTCAAGGACATGATGGGCTCCATCCGGGATGCCTTTGGCGTGCAGACCGAGCGACCGCTGGACACATACGTGGCGTACTCTCCCTCGCAGTACGAGCGCGAGGAGGTGAAGCTCGACACCGAGTCGCGCAAGATCATGCAGCTTTCGCTGCAGATCTCCGCCATGTTCCAGGAGGATGCGAATCTCGCCAAGCAGGCCCAGGTGACCCCGGACGACAAAGGCGTCTTGGTACGGGTGGGAAGCGGTGCCCTGTTCGCCCCAGGATCGGCAGCGATCAAGCCCGACGCCACCCGCATTCTGGAGGAGGTCATCACCATCCTCGTCAACTTCAATTTCGATGTGGTGGTGCGCGGGCATACCGACGACTCCGAGCCCCTGGGGGGCTTTGGGTCCTACTGGGAGCTGTCTGCAGCCCGGGCCGCAGCGGCCCTCAATTACATCGTCACCCATGGCCATATTGCGCCCTCGCGCCTCAAGGCAGTGGGCTATGCCGACACCCGGCCTTTGGTGCCCAATACCTCGGAGACCAACCGCGCCACCAACCGGCGGGTGGAATTCTATTTTCACCGCGCCGCAGAAAAGGGGGCCTGGTAG
- a CDS encoding 6-carboxytetrahydropterin synthase encodes MGVWRLRVCGGFAAAHQILHYGGPCEALHGHNFAVEVEVEGRALDPKTGMLMDFKELKRHLAAVTEGLDHTHVNALPEFAGVSPSSERLAEYIFRRLAARLEGFGVRLVRVLVSENTGAAAEYREE; translated from the coding sequence ATGGGGGTATGGCGACTGCGGGTGTGCGGGGGGTTTGCCGCTGCGCATCAGATTCTCCATTATGGCGGGCCATGCGAGGCCCTGCATGGCCACAACTTTGCCGTAGAGGTGGAGGTGGAGGGCCGTGCGTTGGACCCCAAGACCGGCATGCTCATGGATTTCAAGGAGCTCAAAAGGCATCTGGCGGCGGTGACGGAGGGATTGGACCACACCCATGTCAATGCACTGCCGGAGTTTGCCGGGGTGAGCCCTTCCTCGGAACGCTTGGCGGAATACATCTTCCGCCGCCTTGCCGCGCGTCTTGAGGGATTTGGGGTGCGTCTGGTGCGGGTGCTCGTTTCGGAAAATACTGGCGCTGCGGCGGAGTATCGGGAGGAGTAG
- a CDS encoding FapA family protein — protein sequence MPYFLKHHFDPDFDHLNLKPRQREDGSVDHQNMGYVQNVIEGQVLAEMVPISEEAARALPPQSVFAEPRFPMGRNCAVHPQNPLQLLASANGYVFYDGGLIHVKRVLNVRQDVGVRTGNIQFVGDVIVHGSVRAGFELVGRDVRVQEGVEAATVQAGGNLQVDGGVRGAGLLRAGKNIRVGFCENATLWAGDSILVDKVCMHAQVFCQRKLAVRDRLVGGRICCQAVVFVGGQLGGGLGTPTELVLGFDAELMGEVERLERELARLGPVSRELQREMAKNATYAAEYAPRLATVERKMRALQNKVVGMRERLHERFFARAMVVAPGEVRPGVTISMGTARLQVNDFLRNVRFELADNEIVVRSPALGKKE from the coding sequence ATGCCCTATTTCCTCAAGCACCATTTTGATCCCGATTTCGACCACTTGAACCTCAAACCGCGCCAGCGGGAAGACGGCTCCGTGGACCACCAGAACATGGGCTACGTGCAGAATGTCATCGAGGGCCAGGTGCTGGCGGAGATGGTTCCCATCTCCGAAGAGGCGGCGCGGGCCTTGCCGCCGCAGTCGGTGTTTGCCGAGCCTCGTTTCCCCATGGGCCGCAACTGCGCGGTGCACCCGCAAAATCCCCTGCAGCTTTTGGCCTCGGCCAATGGGTATGTCTTTTACGACGGCGGTCTCATCCATGTGAAGCGGGTGCTCAACGTGCGCCAGGACGTGGGGGTGCGCACGGGCAACATCCAATTTGTGGGGGATGTCATCGTCCATGGCTCGGTGCGCGCAGGCTTTGAACTGGTGGGGCGGGACGTGCGGGTGCAGGAGGGTGTGGAAGCGGCCACCGTGCAGGCGGGCGGCAATCTGCAGGTGGACGGCGGGGTGCGCGGTGCCGGGCTGCTGCGGGCCGGCAAGAACATCCGGGTGGGGTTTTGTGAGAACGCGACCCTCTGGGCCGGGGACTCCATCCTGGTGGACAAGGTCTGCATGCATGCCCAGGTGTTTTGCCAGCGCAAACTGGCGGTGCGCGACCGGCTGGTGGGCGGGCGCATCTGCTGCCAGGCGGTGGTGTTTGTGGGCGGGCAACTGGGCGGCGGGCTGGGCACCCCCACGGAGTTGGTGCTCGGTTTCGATGCCGAACTCATGGGCGAGGTGGAGCGCTTGGAGCGGGAACTTGCCCGCTTGGGGCCGGTGAGCAGAGAGTTGCAGCGGGAAATGGCCAAAAATGCCACCTATGCCGCGGAATACGCCCCGCGCCTGGCCACTGTGGAGCGCAAGATGCGCGCTTTGCAGAACAAGGTGGTGGGCATGCGCGAGCGGCTCCACGAGCGCTTTTTTGCCCGTGCCATGGTGGTGGCGCCCGGCGAGGTGCGGCCTGGGGTCACCATCTCCATGGGCACCGCCCGGCTGCAGGTGAATGATTTTTTGCGCAACGTGCGCTTTGAGTTGGCGGACAACGAGATTGTCGTGCGCAGCCCAGCCCTCGGCAAGAAAGAGTAA
- a CDS encoding STAS domain-containing protein, whose translation MPELRIETKGTEVWVRYDGEITFDVVEDLKARMETVFAAPHWKTLIFDLEGVDFLDSSGIGFFVILNNRCSQSGQKLILFRLRPQLRKTLALVNMLHFFCIADDEDDVDANLVD comes from the coding sequence ATGCCAGAATTGCGTATAGAGACCAAAGGCACCGAGGTGTGGGTGCGCTATGACGGGGAGATCACCTTTGACGTGGTGGAGGACCTCAAGGCCCGCATGGAGACGGTGTTTGCCGCCCCGCATTGGAAGACGCTCATTTTCGATTTGGAAGGGGTGGACTTCCTCGATAGTTCCGGCATCGGCTTTTTCGTCATCCTCAACAACCGCTGTTCCCAATCCGGGCAGAAGCTCATCCTCTTCCGCTTGCGGCCGCAGCTGCGCAAGACCTTGGCCCTCGTCAATATGTTGCACTTTTTTTGCATAGCCGACGACGAGGACGATGTGGACGCCAACCTCGTGGACTAG